AGCCGGATTCGATGACCCCTGCATCCGTGACCAGGAGTACCCGTTCGCCGCCGAGGTTGCGGGCGTAGCGGCCTGCGAGGGTAGCCGAATCCTTTCCCGTGATAAATTCCGGTGCGACGAATTTTCGTAAATCCAACGGGTTGGTAAAGTTCATGGTCCCCCCTCCCCCCTGTTTCGAATGTAAGGCTTATCGCGACATAATAACTACCATAGGCAACGGATGATGTCTAACGAGTCGTTGAACATTCGGTGATATCGGAAGGTTCGGAGATACGGGGGATGTGGTGAGCGTGTTGAACGGCGGGGCGGAGTTTTCCCCGAACCGCGCCGCAGCCGTTGGAATGGGGCGAGGCTGCGGCGGGCGGGGAGGGTCAGAGTGCCTCGGGGGTGTAGCCCTCGGGCAGATGCGCCGTGCCCTTGACGCAGGGCAGGCCCGTGCTTTGGCCTGCTTGCTCCATGAGGCGCTGCATGTCCGGACAAAAGCCGTCGCCCAGTTCCCAACCGTCTTTGCGCTTGTGCGCAAAGGTGCAGGTCGGGAAGTGAATGGCTTCGGCTCCCTTGGCCTTGAGGATGCGGGCCAGTTCGGCCACGTTGTCCCCGGGGCAGCGGCAGGTGAAGACCCCTGCCAATTCGCAGTCTTCGTACCCTGCAAAGCCTTGTTTGGTCCCGGTCAGGCACTTGAAGCAGTTGGTGAGCGGGCAGGCGTGTTCGTTCTTTTCGCAGCGGATGATGCCGATTTTGGTCACGGTGCCTCCCCTTGGTCAGTCGGCCTGTTCGTTCAGGCGGGTGCGGATGACCTCGGCCTCGCGTTCCAGCATGTCCAGACGCTGCCGCAGGATGTTCTGCTCGTCTTCAGGGGACAGGGGGGCGTTCCAGCCTGCGTTGCCCACCTGGGCATAGCGTCCGCCGAATCCGCGGCCGCGCCAGCCGCCGCCCATGCCGCGTCCCATGCCGCGTCCCATGCCGACATTACCATAGCCACCTGCGCCGCAGCGACCAAAGCCGCCGCCCGTCATTGGACCTTGTCCTTGCGGTCCGGTTCCGTCGAATCCAGGCATATTGCTTCTCCTTTGCTGTTGCGGTTTGTTTTCAGGGAAGCACGGTCCGACCAATGGAGGAAAGGGGTCGCCCCCCGGCGGTGCAAACGACAAGGGCGGACCGTGCTTCCGGCCTCTGTATTCGAAGATAGCAGGAAGCGTGCCTGGCATGTTGCTGCAATGGGCTGGCCGCGGGGAAAAGCTGTTGATGGCGGTTTGCGGGATGCGTTTCGTATTTGATTTTCGTATTATTTGGGAAAGATATCGATATCCCGTGATTCCCGAAACAACGCGGAAGAAGCGGGATTGTTGAGGTGGCGGCAGGTTTGCACGCTGAATATGTTGGTTTTGGGCGTGAAAAAAGCCCGATCAAGGCATGAGAATCCGCCCGATCTTGTGTTGTAGGGCTTATTTTGCGTCTATTGGTTACTGGTCCGGCGTGGAAGAGGGTGCTAGAGATGAAACAGGAGCATCGGGGCTTTGGGCCTCAATAAAAACGCGGCGAACCCGTGGAAATGCGGTTTTAATGTCGCGGTCCAGTTCCGAGGTGACCTGCTCCACGCCGTTGGAGCGCACATGGTCCGCAAAGTCCACGGAAAGCGTTACCAAAATGTAGTCCGGTCCCATGTGCAGGGTGGCCAGTTCATTGATCTGTTCAATACCCGGTTTGGCAAGGGTCATGTTGCGGATGGCCTCCTCCACTTCCGGGTGCGCGCTTTCGCCCAGCAGGAGACCGTGGGTCTCCCAGGCGAGCCATGCGGCGGTTCCGGCCAGTACCAGGCCAATGACGATGGAGGCGGCGCCGTCATAGCGGGGATCGCCCGTGACCTGGCTGAGTAGGACGCCTGCAAAGGCAGCCAACAGTCCGAGCATGGCGGCCGTGTCTTCAAAAAGTACCACGAACAAGGGGGGATTTTTGCTGCGGGACACGGCACGGAACCAGCCCCGTTCTCCCTTGGTACGTCGAAATTCTCGTAGGGCCATGCTCCAGGCCGCACCTTCAAACAGCAGGGAAGCCGCGAGCACTGCGTAGTTCAGCCAGGGGGTGTGGGCCGGTTCCGGGTGGCGCAGGTGCAGGATGCCTTCATAAATAGAAATGCCTGCGCCGAGGCCGAAGATCAGGATGGCCACCACAAAGCTGTAAAAGTAGATTTCCTTGCCGCGTCCAAAGGGAAAGCGGGAGCAGGCCGGACGTCCGGCCTGGCGCAGCCCGTGCAGCAAGAGGAGCTGGTTGCCCGTGTCCACTGTGGAGTGGACGCCTTCGGAAAGCATGGCGGAACTGCCCGTAAAGGCCGCAGCCGTGAACTTGGTGGCGGCAATGGCCATGTTACCGAGCATGGCTGCAATGATGACGCGTTTTGAGCCGGATGCCATGGGGTTCCTCTACTGTACTGAGCTGTCGGCCCGTTACTGTTGTATCAACAAATGGCGGGCGGTTTAGCGGCTTCAGATAGCCGGATCCAGGAGCATGTTGTCCCGGTGGATGGCCTCTTCGTAGGCGTGTTCGCCGTATTGCTCTTGGATGTCCGAACTGCGCAGCCCTTTGATATTCTGCAATTGCTCCGAGCTGTAATTGCACATACCCACGCCCAGCACGCGATCGGTTTTGGAGCGAATGGCGGTAAGGGCGCCCTGGCCGAATTCGCCGCGCACCTCCACGATGCCCGCCGGGAGCAGGCTTTTGCCCAACTCCGTCAGGGCACGGGCCGCGCCGTCGTCCACCACGATGGTTCCGGCGGGTTGGTCATGATAGGCCAACCAGAATTTTTTACTGGAAACGCATTGTTCGCAGGGCAATACCAGGGTGCCGCCGGGAGCGCCGTCCAGCACCGCCCCGAGAGAAAAGCCCTTGCGTCCGGACAGGATCAGGGTGGGCGCGCCGAGTTGGGCCACGCGCCGGGCCGCACGCATTTTGGAATACATGCCGCCTGAGCCGACAGCCGTCTTGCCGTCGCACATGGCCGGAATGTCCAGGGAGCCGATGTCCTCAATGACATCCAGCCGCTTGGCCTCGGGATGTTGGTCCGGGTTTTTGTCGTACACGCCGTCTGCCGAGGTCAGGTTGATGAACAGGTCGGCTTCCACCAGCCCCACGGCGAGGCTGGCCAGGGTGTCATTGTCCCCAAACTGCAGTTCTTTGACCGACACGGTGTCGTTTTCATTGATGATCGGCACCGCACCCCAATCAAGAAGCCGGTTCAGGGTGTTGCGGGCATTGAGGAAGCGTTCGCGAATGCGCAGTCCCTCACGGGTGAGCAGCACCTGTGCAGCCACCACGCCCAGTTCGGCCAGGGCGCGGTCGTATTCGTGCATGAGCCGCCCCTGTCCGATGGCCGAGGCCGCCTGTCGTCCTGGAAGGTCCGAAAGGTGGGCCGCGTCCGGGCGCATGAACTGGATGCGGCGGCGACCTGCGGCAACGGCGCCGGAGGAGACCAGCAATACGTCCAGCCCGCGTTCGCGCAGGGCATTGATTTCCCGGGCCAGGTGGCGGAGCATGTTCAGATCCAGTCCGTCTTCCATGGTCAGCACGGCGGATCCCACTTTGATGACCACCCGGCGGGCCGAGGCCAGCAATTCGCGGCGTTGATCGCTATTCATGGCTTTTGGGCTACTCGTTTTCCTGTTGTGCGTCCAGGGGTTCGGGGCAGGGCGTCGAACCATCTTCGGCTTGGGTGTTCATGGCGTGCAGCCGTTGCCACAAGAGGTCCACAAACGCCTCCAGCCCGTCCCCCCGCAGAGCGGAAAGCAGGTGGATGGTTTGCCCTGTTTCCCGTTCGTACTCTTGGGCGCGTGCTTGCAACCGGTCCAGCGCCTCTTCGGCCAGCAAGTCGATTTTGTTGATGACGCGGATTTGCTTTTTTTCCGCCAAACGGGAGTCGAAGCGGGCCAGTTCTTCGTCCAGCAGACCGAACCCGGCAAAGGGATCGGCTTCTTGGTCGTGCACCAGATCCTCGCAACTGAGGATGTGAACCAGGAACCGGGTCCGCTCCACATGTTTCAGGAAGGTGTGTCCCAGTCCCAGGCCTTGGCTCGCGCCTTCGATGAGTCCGGGGATGTCCGCAATGATCATGCGGTGGCCTACGTCGTCCTGAATCACGCCCAGGTTGGGGACCAGGGTGGTGAAGGGATAGGCCGCTATTTTGGGCCGCGCCGCGGACACGGCGGAGATAAACGTGGATTTGCCTGCGTTGGGCAGCCCGAGCAGGCCCACGTCCGCCAGCATTTTGAGTTCCAGGCGGAGTTTTTTATCCTCGCCGGGCCAGCCTTCCTCGCAGCGTCGGGGAGCGCGATTGGTGGGGGATTTGAAATGGATGTTTCCGCGTCCGCCGTCTCCGCCTTTGCAGATGATCACTTCCTGACCGTCCTCCACCAGGTCGGCCAGAAGGCGTTCACAGGGAGCGCCCTGCTCGTCTTCGGTCACCTCGAACACGAGGGTGCCCACGGGCAGTTCCAGCACCAGAGGATCGGCGGCGCGGCCGTATTTGTCGCTGCCCATGCCGGGCTGGCCGTTTTTGGCCTCGTAGTGCCGCTTGAGCCGGAAGTCATACAGGGTCACGAGTTTGGTGCTGGCGCGGAAAATAACGTCTCCGCCGCGTCCGCCGTCCCCGCCGTCGGGTCCGCCCTTGGGAATGAAACGCTCGCGCCGGAAAGAGGCGCAACCGTTGCCGCCTTTTCCCGAGCGGGCGGTGATGATGGCTTCGTCCACGAATCGCATGGCATATCCTCCGGCGTGTGTGCCGAGATGATGGTGGCTTGGTGCTCCGACGCGTCGAACGTACACCAAAAAAAAGGGCAGGAGAAGCTCCTGCCCTGAAAACACGTATCTTGTGACGACTAGTTCATCGCGAGATGCGGTGGTCAGCCGTGCTGCTTCAAGGTTTTCGACTCCGGCTAGGCTTCGGAGGCGACGATGTGGACCCGGGTCTTGGTCCGGCGGTTGCGGACG
The Paucidesulfovibrio gracilis DSM 16080 DNA segment above includes these coding regions:
- a CDS encoding DUF5320 domain-containing protein, with amino-acid sequence MPGFDGTGPQGQGPMTGGGFGRCGAGGYGNVGMGRGMGRGMGGGWRGRGFGGRYAQVGNAGWNAPLSPEDEQNILRQRLDMLEREAEVIRTRLNEQAD
- the proB gene encoding glutamate 5-kinase — translated: MNSDQRRELLASARRVVIKVGSAVLTMEDGLDLNMLRHLAREINALRERGLDVLLVSSGAVAAGRRRIQFMRPDAAHLSDLPGRQAASAIGQGRLMHEYDRALAELGVVAAQVLLTREGLRIRERFLNARNTLNRLLDWGAVPIINENDTVSVKELQFGDNDTLASLAVGLVEADLFINLTSADGVYDKNPDQHPEAKRLDVIEDIGSLDIPAMCDGKTAVGSGGMYSKMRAARRVAQLGAPTLILSGRKGFSLGAVLDGAPGGTLVLPCEQCVSSKKFWLAYHDQPAGTIVVDDGAARALTELGKSLLPAGIVEVRGEFGQGALTAIRSKTDRVLGVGMCNYSSEQLQNIKGLRSSDIQEQYGEHAYEEAIHRDNMLLDPAI
- a CDS encoding cation diffusion facilitator family transporter, translating into MASGSKRVIIAAMLGNMAIAATKFTAAAFTGSSAMLSEGVHSTVDTGNQLLLLHGLRQAGRPACSRFPFGRGKEIYFYSFVVAILIFGLGAGISIYEGILHLRHPEPAHTPWLNYAVLAASLLFEGAAWSMALREFRRTKGERGWFRAVSRSKNPPLFVVLFEDTAAMLGLLAAFAGVLLSQVTGDPRYDGAASIVIGLVLAGTAAWLAWETHGLLLGESAHPEVEEAIRNMTLAKPGIEQINELATLHMGPDYILVTLSVDFADHVRSNGVEQVTSELDRDIKTAFPRVRRVFIEAQSPDAPVSSLAPSSTPDQ
- a CDS encoding CGGC domain-containing protein translates to MTKIGIIRCEKNEHACPLTNCFKCLTGTKQGFAGYEDCELAGVFTCRCPGDNVAELARILKAKGAEAIHFPTCTFAHKRKDGWELGDGFCPDMQRLMEQAGQSTGLPCVKGTAHLPEGYTPEAL
- the obgE gene encoding GTPase ObgE; translation: MRFVDEAIITARSGKGGNGCASFRRERFIPKGGPDGGDGGRGGDVIFRASTKLVTLYDFRLKRHYEAKNGQPGMGSDKYGRAADPLVLELPVGTLVFEVTEDEQGAPCERLLADLVEDGQEVIICKGGDGGRGNIHFKSPTNRAPRRCEEGWPGEDKKLRLELKMLADVGLLGLPNAGKSTFISAVSAARPKIAAYPFTTLVPNLGVIQDDVGHRMIIADIPGLIEGASQGLGLGHTFLKHVERTRFLVHILSCEDLVHDQEADPFAGFGLLDEELARFDSRLAEKKQIRVINKIDLLAEEALDRLQARAQEYERETGQTIHLLSALRGDGLEAFVDLLWQRLHAMNTQAEDGSTPCPEPLDAQQENE